Proteins from one Dermacentor variabilis isolate Ectoservices chromosome 1, ASM5094787v1, whole genome shotgun sequence genomic window:
- the LOC142562797 gene encoding uncharacterized protein LOC142562797 isoform X2: MVRGQYSVGWCNLLCQCHGTRAILCRLVQPSLPGDVETNPGPGDIAIEEQLKMIAKDIQEIKNEKLVTNKKLGAIDKKLEKIGKMEKQILECVERVDKLDYLVLSLTKKVDELDNRGRRSNLVIYGVKEIENESH; the protein is encoded by the exons ATGGTACGAGGGCAATACTCTGTAGGTTGGTGCAACCTTCTTTGCCAG TGTCATGGTACGAGGGCAATACTCTGTAGGTTGGTGCAACCTTCTTTGCCAG GGGACGTCGAGACTAATCCTGGGCCCGGTGACATTGCGATTGAAGAGCAGCTCAAAATGATTGCAAAAGACATCCAAGAGATAAAGAATGAAAAACTGGTGACCAATAAAAAACTTGGAGCGATAGATAAAAAGCTGGAAAAAATAGGCAAAATGGAAAAGCAGATCTTGGAATGCGTGGAAAGGGTTGACAAACTCGATTACCTGGTACTGTCCTTGACTAAGAAAGTCGACGAATTAGATAACAGAGGCCGCAGGTCTAATCTTGTCATATACGGTGTTAAGGAAATTGAAAATGAGAGTCATTGA
- the LOC142562797 gene encoding uncharacterized protein LOC142562797 isoform X1, with product MCEALPLLCDLQNSRVMVRGQYSVGWCNLLCQCHGTRAILCRLVQPSLPGDVETNPGPGDIAIEEQLKMIAKDIQEIKNEKLVTNKKLGAIDKKLEKIGKMEKQILECVERVDKLDYLVLSLTKKVDELDNRGRRSNLVIYGVKEIENESH from the exons ATGTGTGAAGCCCTCCCCCTTTTGTGTGACCTCCAAAATTCACG TGTCATGGTACGAGGGCAATACTCTGTAGGTTGGTGCAACCTTCTTTGCCAG TGTCATGGTACGAGGGCAATACTCTGTAGGTTGGTGCAACCTTCTTTGCCAG GGGACGTCGAGACTAATCCTGGGCCCGGTGACATTGCGATTGAAGAGCAGCTCAAAATGATTGCAAAAGACATCCAAGAGATAAAGAATGAAAAACTGGTGACCAATAAAAAACTTGGAGCGATAGATAAAAAGCTGGAAAAAATAGGCAAAATGGAAAAGCAGATCTTGGAATGCGTGGAAAGGGTTGACAAACTCGATTACCTGGTACTGTCCTTGACTAAGAAAGTCGACGAATTAGATAACAGAGGCCGCAGGTCTAATCTTGTCATATACGGTGTTAAGGAAATTGAAAATGAGAGTCATTGA